A DNA window from Choristoneura fumiferana chromosome 2, NRCan_CFum_1, whole genome shotgun sequence contains the following coding sequences:
- the LOC141445314 gene encoding uncharacterized protein: MNKHQNGQENPKPQYITEEDLKVILTKYGYVINEIKIKHYEVNLACENKMLGILADHLILKVILISNNEQKTLNFFIKALPQDAVKALFVRSLNLFEKELVFYQIIKSKMDLPGLKPWSSKLVANLDNAIVLDDLTSLQYQMRSKDIKFDVQHALEALRTLARFHAGSIIYEETVTKNLNKPYRLGEEYGQYLDLAHFDKANQWFIQCKTGALMVVKEYSKYKNADKDLLKIIEDRWSDVWNAALDYNDSERSVICHRDLWNNNLLFHYKKREDGKLVPDDCVLVDFQAITYQPPARDVMFLLHCNLERQFRKENLNKLFEFYFDELKNILLKYGIMVEDIIPKDSFVRSAKEYNIWGLVVHASLVQVIGLDDNLMMKKFSEASQFEKVVSNDRTTYIREMVQESEFYKRKIIMPLEEIVEDYILTN; the protein is encoded by the exons ATGAACAAACACCAAAATGGACAGGAAAATCCCAAACCACAATATATCACAGAAGAGGATCTTaaagtgatactcacaaaataTGGATATGTGATcaacgaaataaaaattaaacattatgaAGTCAATTTAGCATGTGAAAACAAAATGCTTGGGATTCTAGCTGATCATTTGATACTGAAAGTaattctaatttcaaataatgAGCAAAAAACACTCAATTTTTTCATAAAAGCACTGCCTCAAGATGCAGTAAAAGCATTATTTGTAAGGTCCTTAAATCTCTTCGAAAAGGAACTAGTATTTTATCAAATCATCAAAAGCAAGATGGATTTACCAG GCTTGAAACCTTGGAGCAGTAAACTAGTTGCAAATTTGGATAATGCTATAGTACTCGACGACCTGACGTCTTTACAGTATCAAATGCGCAGCAAGGATATCAAATTCGACGTGCAGCATGCTTTAGAAGCATTGAGAACTCTGGCGCGCTTTCACGCCGGCTCGATCATTTACGAAGAGACTGTAACTAAAAACCTAAACAAACCCTACCGTCTCGGTGAAGAATATGGACAATATTTAGATTTAGCGCATTTCGACAAGGCTAATCAATGGTTCATTCAATGCAAAACAGGAGCATTGATGGTTGTTAAAgaatattcaaaatacaaaaatgctGATAAagatcttttaaaaataattgaagacCGATGGAGTGACGTCTGGAACGCCGCATTAGACTATAACGATTCTGAAAGGAGTGTTATTTGTCATAGAGATCTTTGGAACAATAATCTTCTATTTCATTATAAGAAACGGGAAGATGGAAAGTTAGTGCCGGATGACTGTGTCCTGGTTGATTTCCAAGCAATCACTTATCAACCGCCAGCACGCGACGTGATGTTCCTTCTCCATTGCAACTTGGAACGTCAGTTTCggaaagaaaatttaaataaattattcgaaTTTTATTTCGATGAACTGAAAAACATCCTTTTGAAATACGGTATAATGGTAGAGGATATAATTCCAAAGGATAGTTTTGTGAGGTCAGCAAAGGAATATAATATCTGGGGTTTAGTTGTACATGCTTCTTTGGTTCAAGTGATTGGTCTAGATGATAATTTAATGATGAAAAAGTTTAGTGAAGCATCACAGTTTGAAAAAGTGGTATCGAATGACAGAACTACATATATAAGAGAGATGGTTCAAGAAAGTGAATTTTATAAACGAAAAATCATAATGCCGCTTGAAGAGATTGTGGAAGACTACATACTCactaattaa